TCCTTTCCGAAGGTCTCGAAGGGCTTGCCGCCAGGACCCGCGCCAACACTGGAAAGGACTCCCATGCCTCTTTACGAGCATGTCTTCCTCGCGCGTCAGGACGCGAGCGCCCAACAGGTCGAAGAATTCACCACCCAGATCACCTCCGTGATCGAAGGTCTCGGCGGCAAGGTCGCCAAGACCGAGAACTGGGGCGTGCGTTCGCTCACCTACCGCATGAACAAGAACCGCAAGGCTCACTTCGTGCTGCTGAATATCGATGGCCCGGCCGCGATCGTTTCCGAGATCGAGCGGCAGGAGCGCATCAACGAAGACATCATCCGTTATCTGACCGTTCGCGTCGACGAACTCGAGGAAGGCCCGTCCGCGATGATGCGCAAGGCCGACCGGGATCGCGAGCGCGATGACCGTGGCGGTGGATTCGGCGGCGGCCGCGATGGCGGTTTCCGTTCCGAGCGCGGCCCGCGCCGGTCGCGTGACGAAGACGCAACCGCATCGGTAGAGGAGTAAGAATCATGGCTGACGCTGGTGCACGCCGTCCGTTCTTCCGCCGTCGCAAGACCTGCCCGTTCACGGGTCCGAATGCGCCGAAGATCGACTTCAAGGATTCCAAGCTGCTGATGCGTTACGTGTCGGAGCGCGGCAAGATCGTGCCGAGCCGCATCACGGCCGTGTCCGCGCTGAAGCAGCGCGAACTGGCCCGCGCCATCAAGCGCGCGCGGTTCTTGGGCCTCCTGCCTTACGTGATCCGCTAAGGCGAACAATTCCGCTCCTCATCCCACGGGATGAGGAGCAAATTTCGCGCTCCATGAGGAGCGATTTTCATAACACGGCGGCGACAGCAGTCGTGGATGGTTGGGGCAGAAGCCTCTAACCGCTCGAAGGGGGCGGGACAGCTGATGATGGCAACGACGATTCTCATCGCACTGGCGGCCGCGCTCGCGTCGGCCATGATGTTCGCCTCGATCGCATCGGGCGCGGTGCTGTCGCTTGCGCTGTTTTATCTCGCGCCGCTGCCGCTGATGGTCGTTGCACTCGGCTGGGGATCGCGGGCCGGGCTTATCGCGGGCGTGGCCGCGGTGCTCGGTCTCGGCGCGGCCTTCGGCCCGATGTACATGCTGGCCTACGCCGTGATGGTCGCCCTGCCCGCGCTCTGGCTCGGCCATCTTGCGCTGCTCGCGCGCACCAACGATGACGGCTACACCCCGCCGTCCACTCTCGACTGGTACCCGGTCGGCCGCATCCTTGTGTGGATCGCGGGCTTTGCGTCCCTCACCACCGCCGGGGCGCTTCTGACGCTGGGCACCGACGTCGATACGATCCTGGGTGTGATGCGTAAAAGTTTGACGCACCTCTCCGACGTCGCAAACCAGGGCGGAATCGCCCATGGCACCGCGCCCGATCCCGTCATCGAGGCACTGGTTGCGATCGCCCCCGGCGCGGCCGCGCTGGTCGCGATGCTCACCCTGACGCTCAACCTGTGGCTCGCGGCCAAGATCGCCCAGACCTCGCAGCTTCTGAAGCGCCCGTGGCCGGACCTGCGCGCGACCGAGATGCCGCAGCCGGTACTCGCCGCGCTCGCCATCGCGCTCGTGCTCTGCTTCTTCGGCGGGCTGACCGCGCTGATCGCCAAGATCATCACCGCCTCGCTGCTGCTCGCCTACGGCATGACCGGATTCGCCGTCCTGCACACCGTCAGCCAGACCATGGCGGGGCGCTCCTTCATGCTGAGCGGCATCTACGCCCTCACCGCTTTCATCGGCTGGCCGCTCGCAGGCGCGATCGTGCTCGGCCTCGCCGACGCCGCCTTCGGCATCCGCAAACGCTACTGGCGGAAACAAGGCGGGCTGCCGGACCCCGGCTGAACTTTAACCTTCACCTCAAGAGATCCCTCTATCACCTCTTCTCAAGGAGAATACCAATGGAAGTCATCCTGCTCGAACGCGTCGCCAAACTCGGCCAGATGGGCGACATCGTGAACGTCAAAAACGGCTACGCCCGCAATTTCCTGCTCAAGCGCCACAAGGCGCTGCGCGCGACCGAGGCGAACCGCGCCAAGTATGACGGCATGAAGGCCGACCTCGAAGCCAAGAACATCGCGGCCAAGGGCGAAGCCTCCAAGGTTGCCGAGAAGATCGAGGGCCGCAACGTCATCGTCATCCGTCAGGCTTCCGAAAGCGGCCAGCTCTTCGGTTCGGTCTCGGTGCGCGACATCATGGCGGCTCTGGCTGCCGACGGCGTTTCGCTCAGCCGTCATCAGGTTCTGCTCGAGCACCCGATCAAGGAAATCGGCCAGCACAAGATCACGATCGCCGTTCATCCCGAGGTCGAGATTCATGTGACCGCCACCGTCGCGCGCAGCGAGGCGGAAGCCGAGCGCATCAACCGCGGCGAGGACATCTCCACGCGTCAGGAAGATCAGGACGCGGCGGCGGAAGCGATCGCGGCTGCCGGCGAGTTCTTCGATCCGGAAGCGCAGGACCATGGCGACGCGCCGGAAGCGGCCCCGAGCGAGCAGTAAGCCTCACTCCATTGCAATCGTGAAAAATCCGGCCCGGAAACGGGCCGGATTTTTCATGCGTTGAACCCGCAATTCATCATGGCCGGGACAAAAGGACGTTCATGCCCGGCCATGACAAATCATCTACGTCCAGAAAAATCTGAAACGCTCTCGGCGGGACAGGCCTATTGCGCGGCCGGGGCGCCCGCCGGTGCAGTCTCGGCCGGCTTGTCCGGCGCAGGTGCAGCCGGAGCCGTGTCCGCTTTCGGCTCGACATTGAAGACCGGCATGTTCGACGCGGGCTTGGCCTCGTCGGGCTTCTTCGCAGGCGCTTCCGGCGCGGGCGCGGCCGGTTTGGATTCGGGCTGAGCAGCCGGCTCCGCCGGGCTTGCAGGCGCGGCGACCGGTGCTTCCGGCTTCGGCTGTGCAGCCGTGTCGGGTGCCGGCCTGGACGTATCCTTCGGCTCATCCTTCGCGGGAGCATTCTTCGGCTTGCGCCTGTCAACCTTGGGCTTTTTACCCTTGGCGTCGGCCTCGCCCGCTCCTTCGTCCTTCGGCTTGGCGGCATGTCCGCGCACGGGCTTCTCGGCCCCGATATGCCGCTCCTGTCGTTCCTTCGGTTCGGCGTCCCGCTCCCGCGGCTTCGGCGACGTCAACTCGCGCCCCTCCCGCGTGAGGTCGTCACCGGCCCGCCTGTTCGCGGCTCCGTTCGACAGGACGTAGGCGCTCATCGCGCCCGCCATGTCGGTGCTCGTTGTATAGTGCTGGCGCAAGAAGCCGGGGAGAGAACCGGGCGCCACGCTCTTGAGCAGCCCATGGGGACTCTTGTGGCAAACCGCGCATGTCGCAGCGAAAATCTGGGCCGGAGTTTTACCGGCCTCGAGATTTTGCGCCGCCGCCGGACCGGCAGCGCTCATCCAAAGCACCGCCGCCGCCAGACTGAGCGCTCGCCTCGACATAGATGATCTCCAGAAATTGCTCGACCGGCATCGTCATGCCGGGAGGTCAATGATCGTATGACAAGTCCTTAGCGGACAATCCGCCGGATGGAAATGTTGAGAATGCAACACCTGGTGATCCGATTCCAGCATTCGCATCCCATTCGAGCACGTGTTTGCGAATGCTGGAATCAAAGGACCGCTGGCAAATATAAGATTTCAGTGGGGTTTTGGATTTGGCATTCGCTTTGCGAAGCTGCGGCCAGCGCGGCGCGAATGTCAGATCCACCCCACCGGTAAGATTACGGTGATGCGGCATGGCCAACCCTGCCCCCTATTCGGGCTTGAAGGAGCAGGCTGGAGGGGAGAAACTTTGGGCCGTGGGGCCAGTTCAATAGGAATAGCACATTAGAGCCAAGGCCACTGCCCATGAGCTTTTTGCTGAAATCCGTTCTCCGCCGGTTTTTCCGCTACGGTTCAATTACTTTCATCACCGCTGACGGCCAGTCCTTCACCTGCGGCGACGGGACCGGCACACCCGTCACGGTCCGCTTCACCACCCCCTCGGCGCAACGCAGGCTGTTGCTCGACCCGGAGATGGCCTTCGGCGAAATCTACATGGATGGAGAACTCGTGATCGAGCAAGGATCGATCACCGACGTCCTCGCCGTGGTCCTTGCCCAACCCTACGACCTGCCCGGCTGGGCAAAGCTCCATCACTTGCAGCGCTTTCTGATCCGCCGGTGGCATCAGTTCAATCCGATGGGTCTGGCGAAGCGCCGCATCCAGAGCCATTACGATCTCGACAGCCGGATCTATTCGCTGTTTCTCGATTCCGACCGGCAATATAGCTGCGCCTATTTCGAGCAGCCGGACATGTCGCTCGACGAGGCCCAGTTGGCCAAGCGCCGTCACATCACCGCCAAGCTGCTGGTGAAACCGGATCAGAGTGTTCTGGATATCGGCTCCGGCTGGGGCGGCCTTGGGCTCTACATCGCGGAAATCGCGGGCGGCCTCGTCACCGGCGTCACTTTGTCCAACGAGCAGTTCGAGATGTCGAACCAGCGCGCCAGGGCCAAGGGGCTGTCCCAGCGCGCCAAATTCCTGCTCGAGGATTACCGCAAGGTGCCGGGACCGTTCGACCGGATCGTTTCGGTGGGCATGTTCGAGCATGTCGGCATCGACCACTATCAGACCTATTTCGACCGCTGCGCCGAACTGCTTGCGGACGACGGCGTGATGGTTCTGCATGCCATCGGCCGCTCCGAAGGCCCGGATATCACCAACCCGTGGATCGCGAGATACATTTTTCCCGGTGGCTACATTCCGGCGCTGTCGGAAGTGCTGCCCGCCGTCGAGCGATCGGGCCTTCTGGTGGATGACATCGAAATCCTCCGCCTGCATTACGCCGACACGCTGAAGGCCTGGCACGAACGGTTCCTCGCCCGGCAGGAGGAGGCCGCACGCATTTATGACGAGCGCTTCGTGCGGATGTGGCGTTTCTATCTCGCCTGCTCGGAAATGAGTTTCCGCAAGCAGAACATGATGGTGTTCCAGATTCAGTTCAGCAAAAGGCAGGGCGTGGTTCCCATCACCCGCGACTACATCGCGCAGGAGGAACAGCGGTTGCGTGGGTTGGAAGCGGCAAAAGCTCCCCCACTCCAAATCGCCGGCGAATAGCAAGCGGAATTACAGGGAAGCAGGGTTTCCACGGCCGGGTGTGGGAATCGGGCATAAAGTCAGTTCTGACTTACGCCTCTTGCGGTGCAGGTGCTTGATAGCTGCCCCGCCTTTGCCAATTTGAAAGCGCATCTGACTGCCATGGCCGTTTCCGACTCCAACATTGTCAAGCTCGCGCCCGATGCCGGCGCACCGGCCTACCGCACCGCGCCCCACAACATCGAGGCGGAGCAGAGCCTGCTCGGCGCGATCCTCGTCAACAACGACGCGTTCTACCGCGTCTCCGATTTCCTTGAGCCGAAACACTTCTTCGAGCCGATCCACCAGTTGATCTTCGAGACGGCGGCCAGCCTGATCCGCGCGGGCAAGGTCGCGACCCCGGTCACGCTGAAAACCTTCCTGCCCGCTGACACCGATCTCGGCGGCATCACGGTCAGCCAGTATCTCGCGCGCCTTGCGGCCGAAGCGACGACCATCATCAACGCGCAGGACTACGGCCGCACGATCTACGACCTCTCCCAGCGCCGCGACCTGATCCGCATCGGCGAGGACATGGTCAACGTCGCCTATGACGCGCCGGTGGACTTCGCGCCGCGCGCGCAGATCGAGGATGCCGAGCGGCGGCTCTATGAGCTTGCCGAACAGGGCCAGTATGGCGGCGGCTTCCAGAAATTCGGACAGGCGCTGACGGTCGCCATCGACATGGCGGCGGCGGCGTATCAGCGCGACGGCAATCTCTCCGGCCTCGCTTCGGGCCTGCGCGACATGGACGTCAAGATGGGCGGGTTGCAGCCATCCGACCTCATCATCCTCGCCGGACGCCCGGCGATGGGAAAGACCGCGCTCGCCACCAACATCGCCTACAACGTCGCGCGCTCCTATCAGGGCGAACTGCAACCCGACGGCACGATGAAGACCGTCAACGGCGGCGTGATCGGCTTCTTCTCGCTGGAAATGTCGGCCGAGCAGTTGGCCACCCGTATTCTCTCCGAGCGCACCGGCATTTCATCGAGCATGATCCGGCGCGGCGGCATCACCGAAAACGATTTCGAGAAAATCCGCGATCACGCCACCGAGATGCAGCATCTGCCGTTCCACGTCGACGACACCGGCGGCCTGTCGATCGCGCAACTGATGGCGCGGGCACGGCGGCTGAAACGCCAGAAGGGTCTCGACCTTCTCATCATCGACTACATCCAGCTTCTGTCGGGATCGGGCAAGCGTTCCGACAACCGCGTGCAGGAAATCACCGAGATCACCACGAGCCTCAAGGCGCTGGCGAAGGAACTGAATGTTCCGATCATCGCGCTGTCGCAGCTCTCGCGTCAGGTGGAAGCGCGCGACGACAAGCGCCCGCAACTCGCCGACCTTCGCGAATCCGGCTCCATCGAGCAGGACGCCGACGTGGTGCTGTTCGTGTTCCGCGAGGAATACTACCTCCAGAACAAGGAGCCGAAGGTCGGGACGCCGGAACATGAGAAGTGGCAACTGGAAATGTCGCTGGTCCACGGCAAGGCCGAGGTCATCATCGGCAAGCAGCGCCATGGCCCCACCGGCACCATCAAGCTGCATTTCGATTCCAGCGTCACCCGCTTCGCCGATCTCGTCGAAGACGATCACATGCCGGCGCATATTTGATCTTTGGCGCGGGAAGCATGATATGAGAGGCTGACTTTTGCCTCCAGCCGCGTTGCTTCATGACACCTTTTCCCGATACCTCGGTCCAGATTGATGCGCACACGTTGCAGGGAGCGACCGGCGTTCTGACCGTCGATCTCGATACGCTCGCCGCCAACTGGAAGTCGCTGGAAAGCCGCGCCGTGCCTGCGGAATGCTCGGCCGTGGTGAAAGCCGACGCCTATGGCTGCGGATTAAAACCCGTGACGCGCAAGCTCGCCAGCGTCGGCTGCAAGACGTTCTTCGTCGCCACCCTCGATGAAGCGAAGCTCGCGCGCGAGGCCGCACCGAAAGCCGCGATCTATGTGCTCAATGGTTTCTTCGCCAATTGCGGCGACGACTTCGCCAGGATCGACGCCCGCCCCGTGATCGGCGACCTCAACGAGCTGGCGGAATGGGACGCCTTCCGCCGCACGCGCGGCTGGAGCGGCCTCGCCGGCATCCAGATCGACACCGGCATGAACCGCCTCGGCCTGACGATCGACGAGGCGCGCGGTCTGGTGCCGCGCATCCGGCAGGCCGACCATGGCATCGCGATGGTGATGAGCCACCTCGCCTGCTCCGAAGACATGAACAACGCGATGAACGCGCGCCAGCTCGCCGCCTTTCGCGGCATCGCGTCCGAATTTAGCGGCGTCACCGCCTCTTTGGCGAATTCATCCGGCATTTTTCTCGGCTCGCACTTTCACATGGATCTGGTGCGGCCCGGTGCTGCACTCTACGGCCTCAACCCGACGCCGGAAGCCGATAACCCGATGCAGCCGGTGGTCGGCCTCAAGGTCCGCATCGCCCAGATCCGCAACGTGCCGAAGGGCGAGACGGTCGGCTACGGCGCGCTGTGGCACGCCAAGCGCCCGACACGGCTCGCCATCGTCAGCGCCGGATATGCCGACGGCTATTTCCGCGCCGCCAGCGGCATCGAAGGCACTCGCAGCGCGCAGGCCGTTGTCGCGGGGCAACGCTGCCCGATCGTCGGACGCATTTCGATGGACCTGATGGCGATCGACATCACCGACGTGCCGCACGGCGCGGTACGGCGCGGCCACTTCGTCACCCTGATCGGCGACGGGCTCACGCTCGACGAACTCGGGCATCATTTCGGCACCATCGGCTACGAGGTGCTGACCAGCCTCGGTCATCGCTATGCACGGGACTACCGGGGCGGCGTGGCGCACGACCCTGCGGCGTCAGACAACAAGACCGCACCGGAAAATACGTCAGCCTGATCCTCCGTCGCCCGAGGATGGGTTGACTTTTTAACCCGAATAAGAACAAAGATAGAACATCTCAGTTCGCGGGTGCCCGATGGCCAAACATGCCCCTTCCTTCGTCTGCCAGAACTGCGGCTCCGCCTACAACAAGTGGCAGGGCAAGTGCGAAGGCTGCGGCGAGTGGAACACGCTGTCCGAGGAAGACTCGATCGCGGCGGCCGCGATGCCCGCCAGCATCCGGCCCAAGCGCAAAGGCCGCCTGTTCACGCTGGAATCCCTGACCGGCGAATCCCAGCAGGCCCCGCGTCTGCCGTCCGGCATGGCCGAGCTCGACCGCGTCACCGGCGGCGGCTTCGTGCGCGGCTCGGTGCTTCTGGTCGGCGGCGACCCCGGCATCGGCAAATCGACGCTGCTGACACAGGCCACCAGCCTTCTCGCCCGCGCGGGCCATCGCGCTGTCTACATCTCGGGCGAGGAAGCCGTGGCGCAAGTGCGGTTGCGCGCCGCGCGCCTCGGTCTGGCGGATGCGGCGGTTCAACTCGCCGCCGAGACTTCGGTTGAAGACATCATCGCAACCCTTTCGGAAGGCGCGCCTCCCCGGCTCGTCGTCATCGATTCCATCCAGACGATGTGGACCGACACGGTGGAATCCGCCCCCGGCACGGTGACGCAGGTTCGCGCCTCGGCGCAGGCGCTCATTCGCTTCGCCAAGAAGTCCGGCGCGGCGCTCATCCTCGTCGGCCACGTCACCAAGGACGGCCAGATCGCGGGCCCCCGCGTCGTCGAACACATGGTCGATGCCGTGCTGTCGTTCGAGGGCGAAGGCTCCCAGCAGTTCCGCATCCTGCGCTCGGTCAAGAACCGTTTCGGGCCGACCGACGAGATCGGCGTGTTCGAGATGACCGGGCTTGGCCTGCGCGAGGTCACCAACCCTTCCGAACTGTTCCTGTCCGAGCGCGATCTCGGCAGTCCGGGCACGGCGGTGTTCGCGGGCATCGAAGGCACGCGCCCGGTGTTGGTGGAATTGCAGGCGCTGGTCGCACCCACCTCGCTCGGCACGCCCCGCCGCGCCGTGGTCGGCTGGGACCCAAGCCGCCTGTCGATGGTGCTGGCG
The nucleotide sequence above comes from [Pseudomonas] carboxydohydrogena. Encoded proteins:
- the rpsF gene encoding 30S ribosomal protein S6, whose protein sequence is MPLYEHVFLARQDASAQQVEEFTTQITSVIEGLGGKVAKTENWGVRSLTYRMNKNRKAHFVLLNIDGPAAIVSEIERQERINEDIIRYLTVRVDELEEGPSAMMRKADRDRERDDRGGGFGGGRDGGFRSERGPRRSRDEDATASVEE
- the rpsR gene encoding 30S ribosomal protein S18 yields the protein MADAGARRPFFRRRKTCPFTGPNAPKIDFKDSKLLMRYVSERGKIVPSRITAVSALKQRELARAIKRARFLGLLPYVIR
- a CDS encoding DUF2232 domain-containing protein — encoded protein: MMATTILIALAAALASAMMFASIASGAVLSLALFYLAPLPLMVVALGWGSRAGLIAGVAAVLGLGAAFGPMYMLAYAVMVALPALWLGHLALLARTNDDGYTPPSTLDWYPVGRILVWIAGFASLTTAGALLTLGTDVDTILGVMRKSLTHLSDVANQGGIAHGTAPDPVIEALVAIAPGAAALVAMLTLTLNLWLAAKIAQTSQLLKRPWPDLRATEMPQPVLAALAIALVLCFFGGLTALIAKIITASLLLAYGMTGFAVLHTVSQTMAGRSFMLSGIYALTAFIGWPLAGAIVLGLADAAFGIRKRYWRKQGGLPDPG
- the rplI gene encoding 50S ribosomal protein L9; this encodes MEVILLERVAKLGQMGDIVNVKNGYARNFLLKRHKALRATEANRAKYDGMKADLEAKNIAAKGEASKVAEKIEGRNVIVIRQASESGQLFGSVSVRDIMAALAADGVSLSRHQVLLEHPIKEIGQHKITIAVHPEVEIHVTATVARSEAEAERINRGEDISTRQEDQDAAAEAIAAAGEFFDPEAQDHGDAPEAAPSEQ
- a CDS encoding SAM-dependent methyltransferase; this encodes MSFLLKSVLRRFFRYGSITFITADGQSFTCGDGTGTPVTVRFTTPSAQRRLLLDPEMAFGEIYMDGELVIEQGSITDVLAVVLAQPYDLPGWAKLHHLQRFLIRRWHQFNPMGLAKRRIQSHYDLDSRIYSLFLDSDRQYSCAYFEQPDMSLDEAQLAKRRHITAKLLVKPDQSVLDIGSGWGGLGLYIAEIAGGLVTGVTLSNEQFEMSNQRARAKGLSQRAKFLLEDYRKVPGPFDRIVSVGMFEHVGIDHYQTYFDRCAELLADDGVMVLHAIGRSEGPDITNPWIARYIFPGGYIPALSEVLPAVERSGLLVDDIEILRLHYADTLKAWHERFLARQEEAARIYDERFVRMWRFYLACSEMSFRKQNMMVFQIQFSKRQGVVPITRDYIAQEEQRLRGLEAAKAPPLQIAGE
- a CDS encoding replicative DNA helicase — translated: MAVSDSNIVKLAPDAGAPAYRTAPHNIEAEQSLLGAILVNNDAFYRVSDFLEPKHFFEPIHQLIFETAASLIRAGKVATPVTLKTFLPADTDLGGITVSQYLARLAAEATTIINAQDYGRTIYDLSQRRDLIRIGEDMVNVAYDAPVDFAPRAQIEDAERRLYELAEQGQYGGGFQKFGQALTVAIDMAAAAYQRDGNLSGLASGLRDMDVKMGGLQPSDLIILAGRPAMGKTALATNIAYNVARSYQGELQPDGTMKTVNGGVIGFFSLEMSAEQLATRILSERTGISSSMIRRGGITENDFEKIRDHATEMQHLPFHVDDTGGLSIAQLMARARRLKRQKGLDLLIIDYIQLLSGSGKRSDNRVQEITEITTSLKALAKELNVPIIALSQLSRQVEARDDKRPQLADLRESGSIEQDADVVLFVFREEYYLQNKEPKVGTPEHEKWQLEMSLVHGKAEVIIGKQRHGPTGTIKLHFDSSVTRFADLVEDDHMPAHI
- the alr gene encoding alanine racemase produces the protein MTPFPDTSVQIDAHTLQGATGVLTVDLDTLAANWKSLESRAVPAECSAVVKADAYGCGLKPVTRKLASVGCKTFFVATLDEAKLAREAAPKAAIYVLNGFFANCGDDFARIDARPVIGDLNELAEWDAFRRTRGWSGLAGIQIDTGMNRLGLTIDEARGLVPRIRQADHGIAMVMSHLACSEDMNNAMNARQLAAFRGIASEFSGVTASLANSSGIFLGSHFHMDLVRPGAALYGLNPTPEADNPMQPVVGLKVRIAQIRNVPKGETVGYGALWHAKRPTRLAIVSAGYADGYFRAASGIEGTRSAQAVVAGQRCPIVGRISMDLMAIDITDVPHGAVRRGHFVTLIGDGLTLDELGHHFGTIGYEVLTSLGHRYARDYRGGVAHDPAASDNKTAPENTSA
- the radA gene encoding DNA repair protein RadA — its product is MAKHAPSFVCQNCGSAYNKWQGKCEGCGEWNTLSEEDSIAAAAMPASIRPKRKGRLFTLESLTGESQQAPRLPSGMAELDRVTGGGFVRGSVLLVGGDPGIGKSTLLTQATSLLARAGHRAVYISGEEAVAQVRLRAARLGLADAAVQLAAETSVEDIIATLSEGAPPRLVVIDSIQTMWTDTVESAPGTVTQVRASAQALIRFAKKSGAALILVGHVTKDGQIAGPRVVEHMVDAVLSFEGEGSQQFRILRSVKNRFGPTDEIGVFEMTGLGLREVTNPSELFLSERDLGSPGTAVFAGIEGTRPVLVELQALVAPTSLGTPRRAVVGWDPSRLSMVLAVLEAHCGIKLSGHDVYLNVAGGLRIQEPAADLAAAAALVSSLANAPLPVDAVYFGEISLSGAVRPVAQASARLKEAAKLGFARAVLPETARGDAGAGDVGLSLNTVNSLTSLVADIAARSEKRLRPAAQG